One genomic region from Phragmites australis chromosome 1, lpPhrAust1.1, whole genome shotgun sequence encodes:
- the LOC133926092 gene encoding cytochrome P450 71A1-like, with the protein MDVSTPFVALLFIGLLSLFLLVARKPSPSCGDGRRLPPSPPGLPLLGHLPLLGSLPHRKLRSLAEAHGPVMLLRLGRVPTVVASSAAAAQEAMKTRDLAFASRPRVRMAERLLYGSDMAFAPYGEHWRQARRVCVLHLLSQRRVLSFRRAREREAAALLDRVRRAAVRDAVNLSDLLISYTNGVFLRAAFGDDVGGYELDGGEKLRKVFADFEELLGTVTVGEFVPWLAWLDTLTGLDAKVTHTFEEMDALIERVIADHRQRRRGGRRKEDDHRDFVDVLLDVNEMEEDADGVRFDTAAIKAIVLDVFAAATDTAYTTLVWAMAELINHPHEMRRVQEEIRAAVGGGDHVTEDHLSELRYLKSVIKETLRLHTPLPLLLPRETVEDTELLGYHVPARTRVVINAWAIARDPATWERAEEFVPERFADDDPTDDQYALGQDFRFVPFGAGRRGCPGVEFGVPTIELALASLLYHFDWELPAGGASTLDMDELNGLSVRLKATLHLVSKPWSPQ; encoded by the exons ATGGACGTCTCAACGCCGTTTGTTGCGCTGTTGTTCAttggcctcctctctctcttcctcctcgtcgccaGGAAGCCTTCTCCGTCCTGTGGCGATGGACGGCGTTTGCCTCCGTCGCCGCCGGGCCTTCCCCTCCTGGGCCATCTTCCACTTCTTGGGTCCCTGCCGCACCGGAAGCTCCGGTCCCTGGCGGAGGCGCACGGCCCGGTCATGCTCCTGCGCCTCGGCCGCGTGCCCACCGTGGTGGCCTCCTCGGCGGCCGCGGCGCAGGAGGCCATGAAGACCCGCGACCTGGCCTTCGCGAGCCGCCCAAGGGTGCGCATGGCTGAGCGCCTCCTCTACGGCAGCGACATGGCCTTCGCCCCCTACGGCGAGCACTGGCGCCAGGCGCGACGCGTCTGCGtgctccacctcctcagccagcGCCGCGTCCTCTCCTTCCGCCGCGCTCGGGAGCGGGAGGCCGCCGCCCTGCTCGACCGcgtccgccgcgccgccgtgcGCGACGCCGTGAACCTGAGCGACCTCCTCATCTCCTACACCAACGGCGTCTTCTTGCGCGCCGCGTTCGGCGACGACGTCGGGGGCTACGAGCTCGACGGCGGTGAGAAGCTGAGGAAGGTGTTCGCCGACTTCGAGGAGCTCCTCGGGACGGTCACGGTGGGGGAGTTCGTGCCGTGGCTGGCGTGGCTGGACACGCTGACGGGGCTAGACGCCAAGGTGACGCACACGTTCGAGGAGATGGACGCCTTGATCGAGCGGGTGATCGCGGACCACCGCCAGAGGCGCCGTGGCGGCCGGCGGAAGGAGGACGATCACCGGGACTTCGTGGACGTGCTGTTGGACGTGAACGAGATGGAGGAGGACGCTGACGGAGTTCGCTTTGACACGGCAGCCATCAAGGCCATTGTTCTG GACGTGtttgccgccgccaccgacaCAGCCTACACTACGTTGGTATGGGCCATGGCGGAGCTCATCAACCACCCGCACGAGATGCGCAGGGTCCAAGAGGAGATCCGCGCggccgtcggcggcggcgatcaCGTCACCGAAGACCACCTCAGCGAGCTGCGCTACCTCAAGTCCGTGATCAAGGAGACGCTCCGGCTGCACACGCCGTTGCCACTCCTCCTGCCCCGGGAGACGGTGGAGGACACCGAGCTGCTCGGCTACCACGTTCCAGCGCGCACCCGCGTCGTCATCAACGCCTGGGCCATCGCACGGGACCCCGCGACGTGGGAGCGTGCCGAGGAGTTCGTGCCGGAGCGGTTCGCGGACGACGACCCGACGGATGATCAGTACGCGCTGGGGCAGGACTTCAGGTTCGTGCCGTTCGGCGCTGGGAGGAGAGGGTGCCCCGGGGTCGAGTTTGGCGTGCCGACCATTGAGCTGGCGCTGGCGAGCCTACTGTACCACTTCGACTGGGAGCTGCCGGCCGGTGGCGCGTCGACGCTGGACATGGACGAGCTGAACGGGCTATCCGTGCGGCTCAAGGCGACGCTGCATTTGGTTTCTAAGCCATGGTCTCCTCAGTAA